From the genome of Colletotrichum higginsianum IMI 349063 chromosome 4, whole genome shotgun sequence, one region includes:
- a CDS encoding Phospholipase/Carboxylesterase superfamily protein, whose translation MPPRIPTPDDFAPIQPVLPLTLVFPNPPESTTAIMLLFHGLGDSEAPFASFSRAMSLPGVLSIAVRGPSPLPPSMLPDEALSPASASTSTPAGAGHFHWGDDITFDPSADSLSPDPGFSRSSALVVDRLIRDTLVSRCGWDLADIILFGFGQGGSLALGIASQLRLGPRVVDVTNAADAPAPSRPKRVGNPHSDDNTLKGVVSIGGPLPQSMVPSVSARSKCKTKACLVQLDDDAFDVVKEEFLDVRLVKWKRKDVAMPRDRDEMFPLMKFFAECLKSGW comes from the coding sequence ATGCCCCCCCGAATCCCCACCCCGGACGACTTCGCGCCCATCCAGCCCGTCCTGCCCCTGACCCTCGTCTTCCCAAACCCGCCCGAgtccaccaccgccatcatGCTCCTCTTCCACGGCCTGGGCGACTCCGAGGCGCCCttcgcctccttctccaggGCAATGTCCCTCCCCGGCGTTCTATCCATTGCCGTCCGTGGGCCCTCCCCGCTGCCTCCGTCCATGCTCCCCGACGAAGCCTTATCcccagcatcagcatcaacatcaacgcCCGCCGGAGCAGGCCACTTCCACTGGGGCGACGACATCACCTTTGACCCTTCCGCGGACTCCCTCTCGCCCGACCCAGGCTTCTCCAGGTCTTCCGCCCTCGTTGTAGACCGCCTCATCCGCGACACACTCGTCTCCCGCTGCGGCTgggacctcgccgacatcatcctcttcggcttcggccaggGCGGCTCCCTGGCCCTGGGCATCGCCTCCCAGCTCCGCCTCGGGCCCCGCGTCGTTGACGTgaccaacgccgccgacgcgccCGCGCCCAGTAGGCCAAAGAGAGTCGGCAATCCCCATTCCGACGACAACACTCTCAAGGGCGTCGTCTCCATCGGCGGGCCGCTACCGCAGTCCATGGTCCCCTCTGTCAGCGCCCGCTCCAAGTGCAAGACCAAAGCCTGTCTCGTCcagctcgacgatgacgccttcgacgtcgtcaaggaggagTTCCTCGACGTCAGGCTCGTCAAGTGGAAGAGGAAAGACGTGGCCATGCCCCGCGATCGCGACGAAATGTTCCCTCTGATGAAGTTCTTTGCCGAATGCCTCAAGAGTGGATGGTGA
- a CDS encoding Short-chain dehydrogenase, whose protein sequence is MKGVDFIRSQFKKLPYPSEDCAGRVVIVTGSNVGLGLEAARHFLRLNAAKVVLAVRSTDKGEAARTDIELTTGRRDVVEVWPLDQSSFDSVKEFAARADRLPRLDYVVLNAGVATSKRVDAEGWESQVTVNVLSTFLLSLKVLPVLRRTGKTHNVTPKIVIVSSDASQMAKFRERNAEDIYKALNTNKSLTDRYSTTKLMQVMLARQMAIAADASGKGRVQVTTLNPGLCSTALFRNIPFPLTLVVKVGLKLLARSAEVGSRCLMAAAFAGEEAHGRYMSDCAVVKFPKIMQGEEGEQLQARLWEETVELLNGVDPAVSMNL, encoded by the exons ATGAAGGGCGTGGACTTTATCCGCTCCCAGTTCAAGAAGCTGCCGTACCCGTCCGAGGACTGCGCGGGCCGGGTCGTGATCGTGACGGGCTCCAACGTTGGGCTaggcctcgaggcggcgcggcACTTTCTGCGGCTCAACGCGGCCAAGGTGGTACTCGCCGTCCGCAGCACCGACAAGGGCGAGGCGGCTCGGACGGACATTGAGCTCACGACGGGCCggcgcgacgtcgtcgaggtgtGGCCGCTGGACCAGTCCTCATTCGACAGCGTCAAGGAATTCGCCGCTCGCGCGGACCGGCTGCCACGACTGGACTACGTGGTGCTGAACGCGGGCGTCGCGACGAGCAAAagggtcgacgccgaggggtGGGAGAGCCAGGTGACGGTGAACGTGCTGAGCACGTTCCTGCTGAGCCTCAAGGTGCTGCCGGTGCTGAGGCGGACGGGGAAGACGCACAACGTGACGCCCAAGATTGTTATTGTCTCGTCGGATGCGAGTCAGATG GCCAAGTTCCGCGAGCGCAACGCCGAGGACATTTACAAGGCGCTCAACACCAACAAGAGCCTGACGGACCGGTACAGCACGACGAAGCTGATGCAGGTGATGCTGGCGCGGCAGATGGCCATCGCGGCGGACGCGTCGGGCAAGGGCCGGGTGCAGGTGACGACGCTGAACCCGGGACtctgctcgacggcgctgtTCCGCAACATACCGTTCCCGCTGACGCTCGTAGTCAAGGTCGGGCTGAAGCTGCTGGCACGGTCGGCCGAGGTTGGGTCACGGTGCCTGATGGCGGCCGCCTtcgcgggcgaggaggcccaCGGGCGGTACATGAGCGactgcgccgtcgtcaagtTCCCCAAGATTAtgcagggcgaggagggggagcaGCTGCAGGCGCGCCTGTGGGAGGAGACGGTGGAGTTGCTGAACGGGGTCGACCCGGCGGTGTCGATGAATTTGTGA
- a CDS encoding Vacuolar protein sorting-associated protein 1 — protein MSAPQSLSSQGGISDPALITLVNKLQDVFTTVGVTNPIDLPQIVVVGSQSSGKSSVLENIVGRDFLPRGSGICTRRPLVLQLINRPATSQNGIEEVENSTDKAANADEWGEFLHIPGQKFYDFNKIRDEISRETEAKVGRNAGISPAPINLRVYSPNVLTLTLVDLPGLTRVPVGDQPRDIERQIRDMILKYISKSNAIILAVTAANIDLANSDGLKLAREVDPEGQRTIGVLTKVDLMDEGTDVVDILAGRIIPLRLGYVPVVNRGQRDIDNKKPIQAALENEKNFFDNHKAYRNKSSYCGTPYLARKLNLILMMHIKQTLPDIKARISSSLQKYSAELESLGPSMLGNSANIVLNIITEFTNEWRTVLDGNNTELSSTELSGGARISFVFHELYSNGVKAVDPFDVVKDVDIRTILYNSSGSSPALFVGTTAFELIVKQQIKRLEDPSLKCVSLVYDELVRILSQLLGKTLYRRYPSLKEKVHTVVINFFKKAMEPTNKLVKDLVAMEACYINTGHPDFLNGHRAMAMVNERYNPSKPVQVDPKTGKPLPGGTPRASSPVVPEDSANGGFFGSFFAAKNKKKAAAMEAPPPTLKASGTLSERENIEVEVIKLLISSYYNIVKRTMIDMVPKAIMLTLVQFTKDEMQKELLENMYRTDTLDDLLKESDFTIRRRKECQQMVESLGKASEIVSQVQ, from the exons ATGAGCGCGCCCCAGTCCCTTTCCAGCCAAGGTGGCATCTCGGATCCCGCCTTGATCAC CCTCGTGAACAAGCTCCAGGACGTCTTCACAACAGTCGGCGTCACCAACCCCATCGACCTCCCTCAAATAGTCGTTGTTGGCAGTCAGTCCAGCGGTAAGAGTTCCGTTTTGGAAAACATTGTAGGAAGAGACTT CTTGCCTCGAGGCTCTGGTATCTGCACTCGTCGACCCCTCGTGCTCCAGCTCATCAACCGTCCCGCGACTTCACAAAACGGCATCGAGGAGGTGGAAAACAGCACCGACAAGGcggccaacgccgacgaATGGGGCGAATTCCTCCACATCCCCGGCCAGAAGTTCTACGACTTTAACAAGATTCGCGATGAAATCAGCAGAGAAaccgaggccaaggtcggCCGCAACGCCGGCATCTCCCCCGCTCCCATCAACCTGAGAGTCTACTCCCCGAACGTTCTTACACTGACCCTGGTCGATTTGCCCGGCCTGACCAGAGTTCCCGTCGGAGACCAGCCTCGAGACATCGAGCGCCAGATCCGCGACATGATCCTTAAGTACATCTCCAAGTCCaacgccatcatcctcgccgtcacTGCCGCCAATATCGATCTTGCCAACTCCGACGGCCTCAAGCTTGCGCGCGAGGTCGACCCCGAGGGTCAGCGGACGATCGGCGTTCTTACAAAGGTCGATCTCATGGACGAGGGCACTGATGTTGTCGACATTCTGGCTGGTCGCATTATTCCTCTGCGGCTGGGATACGTCCCTGTCGTCAACCGCGGTCAGCGAGACATTGATAACAAGAAGCCGATCCAGGCCGCTTTGGAAAACGAGAAGAATTTCTTCGACAACCACAAGGCGTACAGAAACAAGAGCTCATACTGCGGAACCCCCTATCTGGCGAGGAAGCTCAACCTCATCCTGATGATGCACATCAAGCAGACGTTGCCCGACATCAAGGCCCGCATCTCGAGCTCGCTGCAAAAGTACTCGGCCGAGCTGGAGAGCTTGGGACCCAGCATGCTGGGCAACAGTGCAAACATTGTGctcaacatcatcaccgaATTCACAAACGAGTGGCGGACGGTGTTGGATGGCAATAACACGGAGCTCTCGAGCACGGAGTTGTCGGGCGGTGCCAGAATCAGCTTCGTCTTCCACGAGCTGTACTCCAACGGCGTGAAGGCCGTGGACCCTTTCGACGTGGTCAAGGACGTTGATATCCGCACCATACTGTACAACTCGTCCGGCTCCTCCCCGGCTCTCTTCGTCGGCACCACCGCCTTTGAGTTGATCGTGAAGCAGCAAATCAAGCGCCTGGAAGACCCCAGTCTGAAGTGCGTGTCTCTCGTCTATGACGAGCTGGTGCGCATCCTGTcgcagctcctcggcaaGACCCTGTACCGCAGGTATCCTTCGCTCAAGGAGAAGGTCCacaccgtcgtcatcaacttcttcaagaaggccatgGAACCCACCAACAAGCTGGTCAAGGACCTGGTCGCCATGGAGGCATGCTACATCAACACCGGCCACCCCGACTTCCTGAACGGCCACAGAGCTATGGCCATGGTCAACGAGCGCTACAACCCCTCCAAGCCCGTCCAGGTCGACCCCAAGACGGGCAAGCCTCTGCCGGGCGGCACTCCTAGAGCGTCCAGCCCGGTCGTGCCAGAGGACTCTGCGAACGGGGGCTTCTTTGGCAGCTTCTTTGCTGcgaagaacaagaagaaggcggccgccATGGAAGCTCCCCCGCCAACACTCAAGGCCTCTGGAACGCTCTCGGAGCGGGAGAACATTGAGGTTGAAGTCATCA AGCTGCTCATCTCCTCGTACTACAACATTGTGAAGCGTACCATGATCGATATGGTGCCTAAGGCCATCATGCTCACCCTCGTCCA GTTCACCAAAGATGAGATGCAGAAGGAGCTTCTGGAGAACATGTACCGCACCGACACCCTAGATGACCTGCTCAAGGAGAGCGACTTCACCATCCGCAGAAGGAAGGAGTGCCAGCAAATGGTGGAGTCCCTTGGCAAGGCCAGCGAGATCGTCAGCCAGGTCCAGTAA
- a CDS encoding WD domain-containing protein, with protein MIPDGDAVASNGTSRTYSNGARAEASVTSSATNGARKAAVAAAPNGSSRGEKEAQPPVPSTYFGHDREEVTRILIQALSDMGYHGAAESVSRDSGFELESPTVAAFRSAVVGGEWGEAEELLFGAVMSGDRSQQGNGLVLAPGSDRNVMRFWLRQQKFLELLEKRDTSRALMVLRTELTPLYQDTQKLHFLSSLLMCQSTEDLKAKAEWDGAHGQSRKVLLSELSKCISPSVMLPENRLAVLLQQVKQSQIDSCLFHTTASSPSLYSDHYCERSHFPTEIALELTDLAGEVWQVVFSHDGQRLAACGDGEAVVIWNLPSFTVSQVLRPHALGVGGLSWSPDDSMIVTCSQDKYARLWDTSTGEMILKLERFDEPASGCVWAADSKTFITGSLDKDHGLRTWSTSGEMLCEWGKKHRVQDICGSPDGHWLVAVDDAQKIHVYNAFTRELEYEMEVKSRPTCVSISEDSRHLLLNKKDGELQLIDLVNRTSVQKFLGHTGGDFIIRSAFGGANESFVVSGSEDGNILIWHKNSGAAVERLEGHQPRTNAVAWNPADPCILASCGDDGKVKIWSNKSRSAALRSLHNGAPRGSNGWNAEERAADE; from the exons ATGATTCCAGACGGCGATGCAGTTGCTTCGAAtgggacgtcgaggacgtaCTCCAACGGCGCGAGGGCCGAGGCGTCCGtcacctcctcggcgaccaaCGGTGCTcgcaaggccgccgtcgccgccgccccgaaCGGCTCTTCCCGCGGAGAGAAGGAAGCCCAGCCGCCCGTCCCGTCGACCTACTTCGGCCACGATCGAGAGGAGGTCACGCGGATACTCATACAAGCGCTGTCCGATATGGGATACCATGGTGCCGCCGAGAGCGTCAGTAGGGACAGCGGCTTCGAGCTGGAGAGCCCGACCGTCGCCGCTTTCCGCAGCGCCGTGGTCGGCGGCGAATGGGGCGAGGCTGAGGAGCTCCTCTTTGGAGCCGTCATGTCCGGCGACCGAAGCCAGCAAGGGAACGGCCTGGTGTTGGCACCCGGGTCCGACCGAAACGTCATGCGTTTCTGGCTACGCCAACAAAAGTTCCTTGAGCTGTTGGAGAAGCGTGACACCAGCCGGGCCCTGATGGTGCTGCGGACCGAACTGACGCCGCTCTACCAGGATACCCAGAAGCTTCACTTCCTCTCCAGCCTTCTCATGTGCCAGTCTACCGAGGATTtgaaggccaaggccgaaTGGGACGGAGCCCACGGCCAGTCAAGAAAGGTTCTCCTGTCGGAGCTGTCAA AATGCATATCACCCTCAGTCATGCTGCCGGAGAATAGGCTTGCCGTGCTTCTACAACAGGTGAAGCAAAGTCAGATAGACAGCTGCCTCTTTCACACGAcggcgtcatcgccgtcgttgtACTCGGATCACTACTGCGAACGGAGTCATTTTCCCACGGAAATCGCGCTGGAGCTCACAGACTTGGCTGGCGAGGTCTGGCAGGTGGTGTTTTCGCATGACGGACAGCGTCTCGCTGCCTGCGGAGATGGCGAGGCCGTTGTCATTTGGAATCTGCCCTCATTCACCGTATCTCAAGTCCTGCGGCCGCATGCATTGGGTGTCGGTGGTTTGTCGTGGAGCCCTGATGACTCGATGATTGTGACATGCTCGCAGGATAAGTACGCGCGTCTTTGGGACACATCG ACTGGAGAGATGATCTTGAAGCTTGAGAGATTTGACGAGCCGGCCAGCGGCTGTGTCTGGGCGGCGGATAGCAAGACATTCATCACTGGATCTCTAGACAAGGACCACGGCCTGCGCACCTGGAGCACATCCGGAGAGATGCTGTGCGAATGGGGCAAGAAACATCGGGTGCAAGACATCTGTGGTTCGCCGGACGGCCATTGGCTCGTGGCAGTCGATGATGCGCAGAAGATACACGTGTACAACGCCTTCACACGCGAACTGGAGTACGAGATGGAGGTCAAGTCTCGGCCGACGTGCGTGAGCATCAGCGAGGACTCGCGCCATTTGCTGCTCAACAAGAAGGACGGGGAGCTGCAACTGATTGATCTGGTAAACCGGACTTCGGTGCAAAAGTTCCTTGGCCACACGGGAGGCGACTTCATAATCCGCAGCGCCTTTGGAGGTGCTAACGAAAGCTTCGTCGTGAGCGGCAGTGAAG ACGGGAACATTCTCATCTGGCACAAGAATAGTGGTGCCGCGGTAGAGAGGCTTGAAGGTCACCAGCCCCGGAccaacgccgtcgcctgGAACCCCGCAGACCCATGCATATTGGCATCGTGTGGtgacgacggcaaggtcaagAT TTGGTCGAACAAGAGCAGAAGTGCGGCGCTGAGATCATTACATAATGGTGCCCCCCGAGGGTCCAACGGCTGGAATGCAGAGGAGCGCGCTGCAGACGAATAG
- a CDS encoding WD domain-containing protein gives MSSIICNWKKPLRDQRGDIRDRYAITGSADDDDVNACAHPFWTLMLNHNEVLIREKICRDLKTYPFSPGPPPKEIRRFKPQPDRPYKSPSPMQMKSKSLPRIVELPESGNSTGRYEPPSMMTSPELDKVEPETRDQSPPLPNHKRKDTPARSPDVLGSPNLDPQDAQVTVADFAEPHRLSQDPRKPVGLKQYPHTLHDDPLFGIAEEVHPHTVHNDPSTQVARRLAPHQITIDARTPVGKTTAPHGVHQDGTTKVAEEPAQHSVHSDQTTIVVNPVHDHRLSQDPTAPVGMPTNPHSVHEDGRVGIPGRPASHPLKEDATVAQPGHVVPHSFNDDGATRVAAGGEASKVAVKAPEKKASPHQLGAIGRSATAPAEVDKKSATGSVDASAQVAGGGN, from the exons ATGTCCTCCATAA TATGCAACTGGAAGAAACCACTCCGTGATCAACGGGGCGATATTCGGGACCGCTATGCCATCACTGGCAGTGCAGATGATGACGACGTAAACGCTTGCGCGCACCCGTTCTGGACGTTGATGCTCAACCACAACGAGGTCTTGATACGCGAGAAGATCTGTCGGGATCTCAAAACCTATCCCTTCTCTCCAGGTCCTCCGCCAAAGGAGATCCGCCGCTTCAAGCCCCAGCCGGACCGCCCGTACAAGTCCCCGTCGCCAATGCAGATGAAGAGCAAAAGCCTGCCGAGGATCGTCGAGCTGCCAGAGTCCGGCAACTCAACGGGGAGATACGAACCGCCCAGCATGATGACAAGCCCCGAGTTGGACAAGGTCGAGCCAGAAACCAGAGACCAGTCGCCCCCTTTGCCGAACCACAAACGCAAAGATACTCCTGCGAGATCTCCAGACGTCCTGGGAAGTCCCAACCTGGACCCGCAAGATGCTCAAGTGACGGTGGCCGATTTTGCGGAGCCTCACCGCCTCAGCCAGGACCCCAGGAAGCCGGTCGGATTGAAGCAGTATCCTCATACCCTCCACGACGATCCTCTATTTGGAATTGCCGAGGAAGTTCATCCGCACACAGTCCATAACGACCCCTCGACTCAAGTGGCTCGCCGCCTGGCCCCTCATCAAATCACTATAGACGCAAGGACTCCGGTGGGCAAGACGACGGCACCTCACGGCGTACATCAAGACGGCACTACCAAGGTGGCCGAAGAGCCAGCGCAACACTCCGTCCACAGTGACCAGACCACCATTGTCGTCAATCCCGTCCACGATCACAGGCTCAGCCAAGACCCCACGGCCCCTGTGGGCATGCCAACAAACCCTCATAGTGTTCACGAAGACGGGAGAGTGGGCATCCCCGGCCGGCCAGCTTCGCATCCTCTCAAAGAAGATGCAACCGTGGCCCAGCCAGGGCATGTTGTTCCCCATAGCTTTAACGATGATGGTGCGACCAGGGTTGCTGCCGGTGGCGAAGCAAGCAAGGTCGCGGTCAAGGCGCCTGAGAAGAAGGCGAGTCCGCATCAGCTAGGGGCCATCGGCCGTTCGGCAACAGCCCCGGCAGAAGTCGACAAGAAGTCTGCGACGGGCAGTGTCGATGCTTCCGCACAGGTGGCAGGAGGGGGCAATTAA